One genomic window of Solanum dulcamara chromosome 10, daSolDulc1.2, whole genome shotgun sequence includes the following:
- the LOC129871076 gene encoding uncharacterized protein LOC129871076, protein MEEGGLSQSGEEPKSWDELYNVNLMPSEIFLKFRKEIEGYRVGVNLEFYNAPYNEYLAKLVLKPLAPERKWKFIYEPLHHEVRLLSKKIPVTKFLNLQVGVGHSFQLHATGWKWKLTSCFGGDGISSIRNKTSLGLCPGVDFRFGWKADYVFPEVTGGLGTGEPLFNMNSGRLQASLDRVEAIFSQ, encoded by the exons ATGGAGGAGGGTGGTCTGAGTCAAAGTGGAGAAGAACCCAAATCATGGGATGAGCTTTACAATGTCAATCTGATGCCTTCAGAGATTTTTCTCAAGTTCAGAAAAGAAATCGAGGGCTATCGAGTTGGTGTTAACTTGGAG TTTTACAATGCCCCATACAATGAATATCTGGCTAAGCTGGTCTTAAAGCCTTTAGCCCCTGAGCGGAAATGGAAGTTCATATATGAGCCTTTGCATCATGAAGTGCGCCTTCTTTCCAAGAAGATCCCAGTGACAAAATTTCTGAATCTTCAG GTTGGTGTAGGCCATAGCTTTCAGTTGCATGCAACTGGTTGGAAATGGAAGCTCACTTCTTGTTTCGGTGGAGATGGGATCTCCAGCATCCGGAATAAAACATCACTTGGATTATGTCCTGGTGTGGATTTCCGTTTTGGATGGAAAGCAGATTATGTATTTCCAGAAGTTACTGG AGGTTTAGGCACTGGTGAACCGTTATTCAATATGAATTCTGGACGACTACAAGCGTCACTGGATAGAGTGGAGGCCATCTTTTCCCAATAA